Within Actinoplanes sp. L3-i22, the genomic segment ACGCCCTCGGCCTTCCTCAGGAAATCCACGAACCGCAAAAACCAACACCACAATTATTTGGTACGGCCTGAGCACCGCCCGTCCTATTCCGCCAGGCTGGGTGCCCGCCGCGACCATTCGTGGGCTTCGAGCTCACCGACGATGAAGCGCGCGACATCGGTGCGGGTGATACGCCAGCCGCCCTTCGGCGTGCTGTTGTCGACGGCCCGGTAGGCGCCGGTCGCGTCGCGGTCCTGCAGATAGGTGGGCCGGACAAAGGTCCAGTCGAGCCCGCTCTCCCGCACGATCTGCTCCATCCGCGCCATGTCGGCGTACAGGTCGGCGCCGATCGGCCGGATCAGCCCGCGATACCACCAGGCGTGATGCGGGTCGTCGTGCCGCACCCCGACCGACGTGATGGCCAGCAGCCGCTCCACCCCGGCGGCCCGCATCGCCGTCACGGTGGCCCGGGCACCGTCGGAGTAGAGGTCACCGGCCTTCCGACCGGACGGCCCGATGGCGCACACGACCGCGTCCTGGCCGGCGAACACGGCGCTCAGGCTGTCCGCGTCGCGGACGTCGGCACGCTCCACCCGCAGGCCGGGCGCCGCCGCGACGCTGTCCGGGTTGCGGACCGCGGCGGTCACGGAATGCCCGCTGCGCAGGGCCTCGGCGACGATCAGGCGGCCGGTCCGGCCGGCGGCTCCGAGAACTACGACGTTGCTGCTCATGCTGCGTTCCTTTCGAGAGTGGGCAGGGCGAGGACGGCGATCGCACACAGGACGCAGGAGGCGGCCACCACCAGCGCCCCGGCGACCAGGGCGTGAGCGGGAACGCCACCCGCGAAGAAGACGGTGCCGAGGACGGCCACCCCCAGCGCGGTGGCGAGCTGCTGGACGGCGTTGATGGCTCCGGACGCGCTGCCGACCTCGTCGGCGGCGGCGACCGACAGCGTGCTCTGGATCAGTGGCCCGAACAGCAGCCCCAGCCCGAGCCCACTGACCAGGGCCGCGACGGCGAACGCCGGATCGCTCGGCCCGGTGGCCGCCATGACGGCGAACCCGAGCACCCCGAGCAGTTGCGTACCGAGCCCGACATGGAGCAGGCGCCGCCCCAGCCGCGGGAACAGGGCCGGGACCAGCAGCGAGGAAACCCCGATGCCCACCGCCAGCGGAGCCAGCGCCAGCCCGGTGTGCAGCGCCGAGTAGTGCAGGCCGAGCTGCAGGAACAGCGACAGGATGAGCATCAGCCCACCGGACCCGGCGAACAGCACCACGGCCACCGACAGCCCGGCGACGAACGCCCGCTTGCGCAACAGACCCGGCGCCAGGATCGGATGCGGACTCGTCGACTGCCGCCGGGCCAGCGCGGCGAACGCGAGCACCGCCAGGCCCAGCAGCGCGAACGACCACCACGGCCAGCCCGCCTCGCGGCCCTGGATCAGCGGCAGGACCAGCGCCGCGGACCCGGCCGCGACCAGCAGCGCACCGAGCGGATCGAGGCGCGCCGCGGGGTCGCCCCGGTCGGCCGGCATCCAGGCGAGCGCGCCCAGCACGGCGAAGAGGCCCAGCGGCACGTTGATCAGGAAGATCAGCCGCCAGTCGAGGCCGCCGAGATCCCAGGCGATCAGCACCCCGGCGAGGATCGGCCCGCCGATCCCGGCCAGTGCACTGACCGGCCCGAACAGCGAGAACGCCCGGCCGCGCTCCCGGTCCCCGGTGAAGACGGCCGACAGCACCCCGAAGCCCTGCGGAATCATCAGGGCGCCCAGCGCGCCCTGCGCCACCCGGGCCGCGATCAGCGTCGCCGGGGACCCGGCGAGCGCGCAGGCCAGCGACGCGAGCGTGAACCCGGTCGCGCCGATGAGGAACAGCCGGCGGCGTCCCCACCGGTCACCGAGCCGGGCACCGATCACCAGCAGCACCCCGAAGGCGAGCGCGTAGCCGGCCGTCAGCCACTGCAGCGTGGCCTGCGTCCCACCGAGCCCGGCCCGCACCGAGGGTCCCGCGACGGTCATCACCGTCGCGTCGAGCAGATCCATCACGGCACCCGTCAGCACTACGACGAGCACCCACCAGCGTCTTTCCATCAAAGCCTCCCGACGAACGTTGTTCGTGACGAACTATGTTCGTTGCGAACCACGTTCGTCAAGCGATAGGCTGGCGCAGTGACTGACAGCACCGGCCGGGTCCGGGACACCCCGCGCACCCGCCCCGCCAAGGCCCCCCTGAGCCGCGCGGCCATCACCACCGCCGCCCTGGCACTCGTCGACGAGGTCGGCTACCCGGCGGTGACCATGCGCCGCGTCGCGCAGGCGCTGGACACCGGCCCCGCGTCGCTCTACGTCTACGTCGCCGACCGCGACGAGCTGATGGCCGAGGTCTACGACCAGGCGCTGGCCGGCGTCCGGCTGCCCGGCGCGGCCGACGGCGACTGGCGGGCCCGGCTGGAGCTGCTCGTCGGCCGGGTCATCACCACGCTCGGCGGCCACGACGACCTCGCCCTGGTCGCCATCACCCGGGTGCCGACCGGGCCGCACGCGCTGCGCATCCTCGAGGCGACCCTGGCCCTGCTGCGCACCGGCGGCATCGCCGACGAGCTGTGCCCGTGGGCCGCCGACCTGCTCGATCAGTACGTGACCTCGTCCGCCCTGGAACTCGCCGCCCGCCTGCGCGAGC encodes:
- a CDS encoding NAD(P)-dependent oxidoreductase, whose translation is MSSNVVVLGAAGRTGRLIVAEALRSGHSVTAAVRNPDSVAAAPGLRVERADVRDADSLSAVFAGQDAVVCAIGPSGRKAGDLYSDGARATVTAMRAAGVERLLAITSVGVRHDDPHHAWWYRGLIRPIGADLYADMARMEQIVRESGLDWTFVRPTYLQDRDATGAYRAVDNSTPKGGWRITRTDVARFIVGELEAHEWSRRAPSLAE
- a CDS encoding TetR/AcrR family transcriptional regulator — translated: MTDSTGRVRDTPRTRPAKAPLSRAAITTAALALVDEVGYPAVTMRRVAQALDTGPASLYVYVADRDELMAEVYDQALAGVRLPGAADGDWRARLELLVGRVITTLGGHDDLALVAITRVPTGPHALRILEATLALLRTGGIADELCPWAADLLDQYVTSSALELAARLREQRAATATNGPAAATEQALSGAAGSELDAVYGELSADTHPTIHALLPAMTSAGRDSNTYATWKLNVLIDGLLTHRHNQP
- a CDS encoding MFS transporter, producing the protein MERRWWVLVVVLTGAVMDLLDATVMTVAGPSVRAGLGGTQATLQWLTAGYALAFGVLLVIGARLGDRWGRRRLFLIGATGFTLASLACALAGSPATLIAARVAQGALGALMIPQGFGVLSAVFTGDRERGRAFSLFGPVSALAGIGGPILAGVLIAWDLGGLDWRLIFLINVPLGLFAVLGALAWMPADRGDPAARLDPLGALLVAAGSAALVLPLIQGREAGWPWWSFALLGLAVLAFAALARRQSTSPHPILAPGLLRKRAFVAGLSVAVVLFAGSGGLMLILSLFLQLGLHYSALHTGLALAPLAVGIGVSSLLVPALFPRLGRRLLHVGLGTQLLGVLGFAVMAATGPSDPAFAVAALVSGLGLGLLFGPLIQSTLSVAAADEVGSASGAINAVQQLATALGVAVLGTVFFAGGVPAHALVAGALVVAASCVLCAIAVLALPTLERNAA